A single window of Pyxicephalus adspersus chromosome 10, UCB_Pads_2.0, whole genome shotgun sequence DNA harbors:
- the LOC140338916 gene encoding uncharacterized protein produces the protein MIYQQHNITTIQSDILCHFVDLGPQSSSPSMCRESSLGKDGVPTEETSVLSLTKLPEQRKLSHERPFSCSDCGKCFIKKQQFIIHRRIHTGERPFSCLECGKNFTTNQHLLVHQRVHTDERPFSCLDCGISFTCQGSFQLHQRIHTGEVPFTCSECGKCFTNKHYFVVHQRIHTGERPFCCSECGKSFTMKHHLLRHGRIHTGERPFSCSECGKCFTMKEHLVTHQKIHKSKHTFSCSECGKCFAQKEQLRIHQKTHIPVHPFSCSECGKFFTTNEHLVAHQKIHTGERPFSCLECGKSFTKKNYLHIHQRMHKGDCPLSCAECGKRFINSRDFMEHQRLHTGERPFACTECGKSFVRKSALLKHQKIHTSERRFTCAECGKSFIHNGQLLTHQRVHTGECPYPCAECGKPFTNQGNLRASSRSLLGSVKRKGHVTKECKKRATCSFCKGHHPTPLHEERPKKEKSSTPRDTEEEKKVSVFSCRVKEGEINGTSMVVPVCISNPKRRNKKVYAYALLDAQSDVTFIDQEICKKLELATEPVKLKLTTMTGRDTLINSQRVKGLRVRGLHSNCILDLPPAYTKDDIPLDRDCIPTCETANKWEHLSVISHEMSPLKEFGVGLLIGYNCPEALVPRKEVPGYRCVGRKLRGDIVDTCKRGERGVSHRSYYLVMNMDKENNKVTERLLNLTLEIIYLLTGENFKVVNNMPGNPLKLSKSPHELSDITMPPSHCMKTEENHTKKILEVIQKMMELLTGEVPIRCQDVTVYFSMEEWDYLEGHKDLYKVVMMEDHQTLTSPDGSSDGNPPGRCPRPLYSRKSSQEDQEIPHHHQDDELENIKIEVKEEEEEILVGGAEQSMEEEEMIESKHEESSLYIDTNEYIALKIAEEDLTTDDYRSEHDDITQFSAGVNPITYNTHYKSHHLETSMDSGESFLRKDGVHTEETSVSSLPKLPKQRKLSLNPFSCLDCGKSFTCQGSLQLHQKNHSGEVPFTCSECGKCFTNKQYFVIHQRIHTGERPFCCSECGKSFTMKHHLLRHGRIHTGERPFFCSECGKFFTTNEHLLAHQKIHTGERPFSCSECGKSFTKKNYLHTHQRMHKGDCPFSCAECGKRFINSRDFMEHQRLHTGERPFACTECGKRFVRKSGLLKHQKIHTDERRFTCTECGKSFIHKGQLLTHQRVHTGECPYPCAECGKRFTNQGNLKRHQRVHDK, from the exons ATGATATATCAACAACATAATATCACCACCATCCAGAGCGATATTCTTTGCCATTTTGTTGACCTGGGACCTCAAAGTAGCAGTCCATCCATGTG CAGGGAATCTTCTTTAGGAAAAGATGGAGTTCCCACAGAAGAGACTTCAGTGTTATCTCTCACTAAACTACCTGAACAGAGAAAACTTTCACACGAgcgtcctttttcatgttcagatTGTGGGAAAtgcttcattaagaaacaacaatTCATTATACACcggagaattcacacaggtgaacgtcctttttcatgtttagaGTGCGGGAAAAATTTCACTACGAATCAACACCTTCTTGTACACCAAAGAGTTCACACTGATGagcgtcctttttcatgtttagatTGTGGGATAAGTTTCACCTGCCAAGGAAGCTTTCAATTACACcaaagaattcacacaggtgaagtTCCATTcacatgttcagagtgtggaaaatgttttactaataaaCACTATTTTGTTGTACATCAGAGAATTCATACAGGTGAACGTCCTTTTTGCTGTTCAGAATGCGGGAAAAGTTTCACCATGAAACATCACTTACTTAGACATgggagaattcacacaggtgaacgcCCCTTTtcctgttcagagtgtgggaaatgtttcacaaTGAAGGAGCACCTAGTTACACATcagaaaatacacaaaagcaagcatacattttcctgttctgagtgtggaaaatgtttcgcACAGAAAGAACAGCTTCGCATACATCAGAAAACCCACATACCTGTGCATCCTTTCtcctgttcagagtgtgggaaatttTTCACTACGAATGAACACTTAGTTGCACACCAGAAAATCCACACGGGTGAGCGTCCATTTTCCTGTTTAGAATGTGGGAAATCTTTTAcgaaaaaaaattatcttcataTCCACCAGAGGATGCACAAGGGAGATTGTCCTTTATCTTGCGCAGAGTGCGGGAAAAGATTTATTAACTCAAGAGATTTTATGGAGCACCAAAGGTTACACACAGGTGAACGCCCCTTTGCTTGCACGgaatgtggaaaaagttttgtACGCAAATCAGCCCTTCTTAAACATCAGAAGATCCACACCAGTGAGCGTCGCTTCACATGCGCggagtgcgggaaaagtttcaTTCACAATGGACAGCTTCTTACGCACCAGAGAGTTCACACGGGTGAGTGTCCTTACCCATGTGCAGAGTGTGGGAAACCATTTACAAACCAAGGAAATTTGAGAGCAAGTTCAAGGTCACTACTGGGATCAGTAAAGA GAAAGGGCCATGTTACTAAGGAGTGTAAGAAAAGGGCCACATGCAGTTTTTGCAAAGGACATCATCCTACACCACTACATGAAGAGCGTCCAAAGAAAGAGAAATCCTCAACACCTAGAGATactgaggaagaaaaaaaagtctcaGTATTCTCTTGCAGAGTGAAGGAAGGAGAAATCAATGGCACGTCAATGGTTGTACCAGTGTGCATCTCAAATCCTAAAAGGAGAAACAAGAAGGTGTATGCCTATGCGCTACTAGATGCCCAGAGTGACGTCACCTTCATTGATCAAGAAATCTGCAAGAAATTAGAACTAGCTACAGAACCAGTGAAACTCAAACTCACCACAATGACAGGAAGAGACACATTGATCAACAGTCAAAGAGTCAAAGGACTGAGAGTTAGAGGACTTCATTCAAACTGCATATTAGATCTACCTCCAGCTTATACAAAGGACGACATACCTCTAGATCGAGATTGCATACCTACCTGTGAAACAGCCAACAAATGGGAGCACCTATCTGTCATATCTCATGAAATGTCCCCGCTGAAGGAGTTTGGTGTTGGACTGTTGATAGGTTACAACTGTCCCGAGGCCTTGGTACCAAGAAAG GAAGTTCCGGGTTATAGGTGTGTTGGGCGGAAGTTGAGAGGAGACATTGTTGACACTTGTAAGAGAGGAG AGCGAGGTGTCTCACACAGATCCTATTACCTGGTAATGAACATGGataaggaaaataataaagttacaGAAAGGTTATTAaacctcaccctggagatcatctacttgctgaccggagag AATTTTAAAGTAGTGAACAACATGCCTGGTAATCCATTAAAACTCAGCAAAAGTCCTCATGAGCTGTCCGACATCACAATGCCTCCATCTCACTGCATGAAAACAGAGGAAAATCATACCAAGAAAATTCTAGAAGTCATCCAGAAGATGATGGAGCTGCTGACGGGAGAA gttcctataaggtgtcaggatgtcacggtctatttctccatggaggagtgggattatttagaaggacacaaggacctctacaaggtcgtcatgatggaggaccaccagaccctcacatcaccgg atggatccagtgaTGGGAACCCACCAgggagatgtccccgtcctctgtattcccggaaATCCtcacaggaagatcaggagatccctcaccatcatcag GATGATGAACTGGAAAACATCAAAATTGAggtgaaagaggaagaagaagagatatTGGTTGGTGGAGCTGAGCAGTccatggaggaggaggagatgataGAAAGTAAACATGAGGAATCTTCTCTATATATAGACACAA ATGAATACATTGCCTTGAAAATCGCGGAGGAAGATCTGACTACAGATGACTACAGATCAGAACACGATGACATCACACAATTTTCTGCAGGAGTAAATCCCATCACTTATAATACACATTACAAATCTCACCATTTGGAGACCTCAATGGATTCTGGGGaatcttttttaagaaaagatGGAGTTCACACAGAAGAGACTTCAGTGTCATCTCTCCCTAAACTACCTAAACAGAGAAAACTTTCACTCAACCCTTTTTCATGTTTAGATTGTGGGAAAAGTTTCACTTGCCAAGGAAGCCTTCAATTACACCAAAAAAATCACTCAGGTGAAGTTCCATTcacatgttcagagtgtggaaaatgttttactaataaacaatattttgttatacATCAGAGAATTCATACAGGTGAACGTCCTTTTTGCTGTTCAGAATGCGGAAAAAGTTTCACCATGAAACATCACTTACTTAGACATgggagaattcacacaggtgaacgcCCTTTTTtctgttcagagtgtgggaaatttTTCACTACGAATGAACACTTACTAGCACACCAGAAAATCCACACGGGTGAGCGTCCGTTttcctgttcagaatgtgggaaatcttTTACGAAGAAAAATTATCTTCATACCCACCAGAGGATGCACAAGGGAGATTGTCCTTTCTCTTGCGCAGAGTGTGGGAAAAGATTTATTAACTCAAGAGATTTTATGGAGCACCAAAGGTTACACACAGGTGAACGCCCCTTTGCTTGCACAGAATGTGGAAAAAGGTTTGTACGGAAATCAGGCCTTCTTAAACATCAGAAAATCCACACCGATGAGCGTCGCTTCACATGCACggagtgcgggaaaagttttaTTCACAAAGGACAGCTTCTTACGCACCAGAGAGTTCACACGGGTGAGTGTCCTTATCCATGTGCAGAGTGTGGGAAACGATTTACAAACCAAGGAAATTTAAAGAGACATCAAAGAGTTCATGACAAGTGA